One Petrotoga miotherma DSM 10691 DNA window includes the following coding sequences:
- a CDS encoding GntR family transcriptional regulator gives MEEAPIPLYYKLYLDLKRELEEDYKKGDRLLTENEICNKFGVSRLTVRRALEELSKEGLITRKRGQGTFYTGQKQEEELTRLTGFTDEAIKQGHSTKSVVLENRLIEIPPELVEEFKVPKDGRVVLLKRIRFLDEEPYAIETAYLNPNADIRVLNVIERDMSKESLYRILNNEYGIKFTHAVETLEVTTLNKEQAKYLAQSEGSIAALRTRYTYIEDKKCIEYVKSVYRGDKYKFKIVRKA, from the coding sequence ATGGAAGAAGCCCCTATTCCTCTCTATTATAAACTTTATCTGGACTTAAAAAGAGAATTAGAGGAAGATTATAAAAAAGGAGATAGGTTGTTGACAGAGAACGAGATATGCAATAAATTTGGTGTTTCACGTTTGACGGTAAGAAGAGCGTTGGAAGAACTCTCAAAAGAAGGGTTAATAACAAGAAAAAGAGGACAAGGTACGTTTTATACAGGACAAAAACAAGAGGAAGAATTAACCAGGCTAACAGGTTTTACCGATGAAGCAATTAAACAAGGCCATTCAACTAAATCCGTTGTATTAGAAAACAGGCTAATAGAAATTCCTCCCGAGTTAGTTGAAGAGTTTAAAGTTCCAAAAGACGGGAGAGTAGTGCTATTAAAAAGAATTCGATTTTTAGATGAAGAGCCTTATGCAATCGAAACAGCATACTTGAATCCCAATGCAGATATAAGGGTATTGAACGTAATAGAAAGAGATATGTCAAAAGAATCGTTATATAGAATACTAAATAACGAATATGGTATAAAATTCACTCATGCCGTAGAAACTCTCGAGGTAACAACTTTAAACAAAGAACAAGCTAAATATTTGGCCCAAAGTGAAGGATCTATTGCTGCATTGAGAACGAGATATACCTATATAGAAGATAAAAAGTGTATTGAATACGTTAAATCAGTTTACAGAGGGGATAAATACAAATTCAAGATAGTCAGAAAGGCATAA
- a CDS encoding phenylpyruvate tautomerase MIF-related protein: MPYLKVTTNKKIDNKEELLSILSKEVANVLGKPEFYVMVSLEDSAHIHFQGSSDLAAFVELRSIGLPESQTKDLSKLLCQLLEQQLNIPKDRVYINFLDIKNTMWGWKGDTF, from the coding sequence ATGCCATATTTAAAGGTAACCACAAATAAAAAGATAGATAACAAAGAAGAATTGTTAAGTATTCTTTCAAAGGAAGTTGCTAACGTTCTTGGTAAACCAGAATTTTATGTTATGGTTAGTTTAGAAGATAGTGCTCATATTCACTTTCAAGGAAGCTCAGATTTAGCAGCTTTTGTGGAATTAAGGAGCATAGGTTTGCCTGAATCACAAACAAAAGATCTCTCTAAGTTACTCTGTCAATTACTAGAGCAACAATTGAATATACCAAAAGATCGCGTGTATATAAACTTCTTAGATATTAAAAACACGATGTGGGGTTGGAAAGGGGATACATTTTAG